The genomic region ACGTACTAGCAACCCTAACCCTGCTAAACCAGGGCGTCAAGGAAGTAGTGATAAAGGCAAGAGGCCGCGCAATAAGCAAGGCAGTTGACACGGTCGAGATAGTAAGGAAGAGGTTCCTACCGGGTAAGGTAGACATAAAGGACATAAAGATTGACAGCCAGGTAATACAGAGCCCTGACGGCCGCCAGAGCAGAGTCAGCACCATAGAGATAGTACTAGAGAAGAAAGAGGACTAACCCCCAGACCCTAGTGGAGCCTAAGTACAATATGGTTTTTAGAAAGGATCCCACCGACCCACCATTTGAAATGAGGGCTACTAGCCCGCGCGATCTTTCTGCTTGCTTCACGCTTATAGCAAAGTTCTTGTCCTACAGAGATACTCCTCCATACATTCTATTAATGCAAGTTATTGACGGCCTACCAGGTCTTTTTACACTATTCTGTAAACATTTGCTTAATACAGAAATCGTGAGAAAGATGCTCGAATTCGAAAAAGCTTAGGAGAGAATTAAGCAGTAGAAACGAGGATTCTTTACCTTGGTAGCTGTATTTGGCCTTGCTGGATCTTCTCTAGGAGTCTTTTGTACTCTCTCCTATTCCTAACGCGAGGAGCGGGGTTCTTTCGGGGTTTCGCAGGTATCTTTGGTGTTTGTTTTCTAACCTTGCCAGCCTTTGTCAATGAGCCGTGGCTTGGCATAGCGTCTTACACCCGAGAAGCGTAGCTTTTGCTTAGGCCTTTTATAGGCTTTACCCATGCTCTATAGCTGGGGCGTTCAAGAAGTGTCTCTTGAAGGTTATTCGGGGGTTGCGGAAAAACTCCTAAAGCAAGCCGGGGCGCACATAGGCGATTACATCCGGATTGTGCGCAGCGATGGAAAGGAATTTAAAGGAATATTGATGCCGAGATACTCTATTAAGCCCAGGCCGATAATAGTGATAAAGCTTGACAATGGCTACAACATAGGCGTAAAAGTTGACGATAACACAGTAATTGAGGTCGTGAAAACAAGGGAGGCAATTCTTGAAGAAGCCAGACAGGGTGCCCCTGCCACAATACCACTTCTCGAGGAAGCGCCAAAGCCGGAGAAGAGACCCCTAGTAACCATCCTTGGAACAGGTGGTACAATAGCTAGCAGAATAGAGTACGAGACGGGAGCTGTTAAGCCTGCATTTTCGGCTAAGGATATTCTGGAGGCCGTACCAGAGGTAGGTTTCATCGCTGACATAGAAGCAGAGGTTATTATGAATGTTCTCAGCGAGAACATGGGGCCTGAACACTGGGAAAGAATTGTGAGTGCTGTTGCCAAGAGAATCGAAAGTGGAGCCGAGGGAATTGTAATAGCTCATGGCACAGACACAATGTCATATACCGCTGCAGCACTAGCGTTCGCGCTTCGAGGATTGCCGGTTCCTGTAGCTCTAGTAGGTGCACAGAGAAGCAGCGATAGGCCTAGCAGTGATGCAGCCTTCAACTTAATTTCTGCTGTACTGGTTGCAGCAAAGGCACCCTTTGCAGAAGTAACAGTTGTAATGCACGGAACTCCAAGCGACACGTATGCGCTAGCTCATAGAGGTACAAAGGTACGTAAGATGCACACGAGCCGCAGAGACGCATTTCAGTCAATAAATGCAAAACCGCTGGCAAGAATATATCCATTCGAGAAGCGCATAGAGTTAGTAGGTAAACCACTGCGTAGAAGAGGCGAAGAAAATCTCAAAGTAGAAAACGGGTTTGAGAAGAAAGTTGCACTCGTAAAGTACTATCCGGGAATGAGTTCCGAGATAATAGACTTTCTCATAGACAAGGGGTACAAAGGCATAGTCGTTGAGGGGACGGGGCTGGGGCATGTAGGTGACCAACTGGTTGAGAGCTTACAAAGAGCTTATGAGAACGAAATAGTAGTCGTCATGACGTCCCAAACTCTCTTCGGGAGGATAAACATGAACGTCTATTCTACTGGTCGTAAACTCCTAGCAGCAGGCGTAGTCCCAGGCGAAGACATGTTGCCGGAAACAGCCTTTGTAAAACTTTCATGGATACTTGCACATACATCCTCTTTTGAAGAAGCTAGGAGACTTGTAAGAGAGAACCTCGCGGGTGAAATTGAGTATAGGCATACCCTTGACCTCTTCCCAAGGTGGCCGCATTGATCGAGAAAAAAGTTGACCCGACAAAGTATGATCCTAAAGAGCTTGGCTTAAAAGTTGGATTAGAGATTCACCAGCAACTCGACACTAAGCATAAACTGTTCTGTGGATGCCCCACTGAACTCGTACACGAGCACGAGGATGAAGGCATTGACGAGTTCATCAGGCAATTGAGACCGACGCGAAGTGAGCTAGGAGAAGTAGACATAGCTGCACTATTCGAATGGAGAAAAGGAAGACTATACCACTACCACGCCCCGCGAAGAGCATCATGTCTCGTTGAAGCAGATGAAGAGCCCCCTCACGAGCTAAATGAAGAAGCCCTCGTCATAGGACTAGCCGTAGCCAAGGCTCTGAACTCTACACCCGTTGACGAAGTCTATGTTATGAGAAAAATTGTCATAGACGGCTCTAATACCACAGGATTCCAGAGAACAGCTATT from Pyrofollis japonicus harbors:
- the albA gene encoding DNA-binding protein Alba → MAQAGATPSNVVLVGKKPVMNYVLATLTLLNQGVKEVVIKARGRAISKAVDTVEIVRKRFLPGKVDIKDIKIDSQVIQSPDGRQSRVSTIEIVLEKKED
- a CDS encoding 30S ribosomal protein S30e — translated: MPSHGSLTKAGKVRKQTPKIPAKPRKNPAPRVRNRREYKRLLEKIQQGQIQLPR
- the gatD gene encoding Glu-tRNA(Gln) amidotransferase subunit GatD; translation: MSLEGYSGVAEKLLKQAGAHIGDYIRIVRSDGKEFKGILMPRYSIKPRPIIVIKLDNGYNIGVKVDDNTVIEVVKTREAILEEARQGAPATIPLLEEAPKPEKRPLVTILGTGGTIASRIEYETGAVKPAFSAKDILEAVPEVGFIADIEAEVIMNVLSENMGPEHWERIVSAVAKRIESGAEGIVIAHGTDTMSYTAAALAFALRGLPVPVALVGAQRSSDRPSSDAAFNLISAVLVAAKAPFAEVTVVMHGTPSDTYALAHRGTKVRKMHTSRRDAFQSINAKPLARIYPFEKRIELVGKPLRRRGEENLKVENGFEKKVALVKYYPGMSSEIIDFLIDKGYKGIVVEGTGLGHVGDQLVESLQRAYENEIVVVMTSQTLFGRINMNVYSTGRKLLAAGVVPGEDMLPETAFVKLSWILAHTSSFEEARRLVRENLAGEIEYRHTLDLFPRWPH